Genomic window (Paenibacillus sp. 37):
GTGGACAGCCATACTTCTGATTTATGGCAGCAAATTTTATCAATCATACAAAACAAACTCAGCAAACCCAGCTTTGACACCTGGTTCAAAGCAACCAAAGCCACCAAGCTGAATGACCGTTCAATCGTCATTTCCGCACCAACCACGTTTGCCGTCGAATGGCTGGAGAGCCGTTACACCAAATTGGTTGGCTCGACGGTATACGAGTTGCTTGGCAAGCAAGTCGATGTGAAATTTGTCATCGAAGAGAACAAACCTGCTGAACCGGACCCGCAACTACCGGCGCCAACGCCTACAGTTGTACAGGAAGAAGCCGTACTCAGCATGCTGAATCCGAAATATACGTTCGATACATTTGTCATCGGGCCGGGCAACCGTTTTGCCCATGCCGCATCGCTGGCGGTCGCTGAAGCGCCCGCCAAAGCTTACAATCCTCTCTTTCTGTATGGAGGAGTAGGTCTCGGTAAAACTCACTTGATGCATGCAATCGGACATTATGTTCTGGAGCATGATCCGGGCAGCAAAGTCGTTTATTTGTCGTCTGAGAAATTCACGAACGAATTCATTAACTCAATCCGTGACAACCGCGGGGAGAGCTTCCGTAACAAATACCGGAGCGTCGACATTTTGCTCATTGATGATATTCAGTTCTTGGCGGGAAAAGAATCAACACAAGAGGAATTTTTCCATACGTTTAATGCGCTGCATGAGGAACGGAAGCAGATTATCATCTCCAGCGACAGACCACCGAAGGAAATTCCGACACTGGAAGAACGACTTCGTTCTCGCTTTGAATGGGGGTTAATCACGGATATCCAGCCTCCAGATCTGGAGACAAGAATCGCAATTTTGCGTAAAAAGGCACGTGCGGAAAACCTGGATATTCCGAATGAAGCGATGATGTACATTGCCAACCAGATTGACACCAACATCCGTGAACTGGAAGGTGCCCTGATTCGGGTCGTTGCTTACTCTTCACTGACTAATCAAGATGTAACCACTCATCTGGCAGCTGAAGCACTGAAGGATATTATTCCTTCCAGTCGTCCCAAAATGATCACTATTCATGACATCCAACAAAAGGTCGGCGAGTATTATAGCCTTAAGCTTGAAGATTTCAAAGCACGGAAACGGACCAAGGCAGTTGCTTTTCCAAGACAGATTGCCATGTATCTCTCTCGTGAACTGACAGACTTTTCTCTGCCCAAAATTGGGGAAGCATTCGGAGGACGAGATCACACCACTGTCATACATGCTCACGAAAAAATCTCCCAAGCAATTAAAAACGATCAGGATCTCTATAAAGTTATCAACAACTTAACCGAAAAAATAAAGAATCCAACCTGAACAAGTCCCAAGCCTATGCACAACGTATACACATGTGGATAGGCTTGGGTGTACGGGTTTATACCCACTTATCCACATATTCAGTGCCCCTATTACTATTATTACTAAAAAGATCTTAAAGATATCATCTCCAAAATAGCCATTTCGGAGCTTAGCCTTCGGCCTTTGAAAAACACCTTTTAACACCCCAAAAAATCAGCTAGGAGTGAAACCATGAAAATCAGCATAATGAAAAACTACTTAAACGATTCCATACAGCAAGTATCCAAAGCGATCTCAAGCCGTACGACGATTCCGATTCTGAGCGGTATCAAATTCGACGTGAATCATCAAGGTGTAACGTTGACAGCAAGTGACACCGATATATCCATTCAATCCTTCATTCCGCTTGAAGATGGAGATAAAAGCGTAGTTCAGGTAGAACAACCCGGCAGTGTCGTTTTGCCAGCCAAGTTTTTCGTGGAGATCATCAAGAAGCTGCCATCACAGGAAGTGCACATGGAAGTCAAAGAGAACTTCAACACCTTTATCTCCGCAGGTGCTACCGAAATTCAACTGGTAGGTCTTGATCCGGAAGAATTCCCTGTACTGCCAAGCATCGAAGAAAACCAAACGGTCTCCATTCCAGGAGATTTGTTGAAAAATATGATCAAACAAACGGTCTTCTCCATTTCCACACATGAGACTACTCCAATCCTGACAGGTGTACTCTGGAGTTTGGGTGACAACGAATTGAAATTTGTGGCAACAGACCGTCACCGTCTTGCTACTCGATCAGCAATGCTGGATAATGCAGAAGGTATCCGCTTCAACAACGTGGTTATTTCCGGTAAAACGCTGAACGAGCTCAGCAAAATTGTTCCGGATCAAAATACCCTTGTGGATATCGTTGTTGCAGATAACCAGGTCCTGTTCAAAATCGACCGTGTATTGTTCTACTCCCGTATTTTGGACGGAACATATCCGGATACTTCTAGAATTATTCCAACGTCATACAAAACAGAACTTGTTTTAGATACAAAAAAATTAAGTGAATCCATTGACCGGGCTTATTTGCTGTCGCGTGAAGAGAAAACAAACATCGTGCGTATGCAAACGATGGATTCTGGATCCGTTGAAATTTCTTCAAGCTCTTCCGAGCTAGGTAAAGTAAGAGAAGAAATCGAACCTGCCGAGTTTACAGGAGATCCGTTAAAAATCTCGTTCAACTCCAAATACATGCTGGATGTACTGAAAGTTGTTGAAAGTGAGCAGCTGATGATCGCTTTTACAGGAGTCATGAGTCCAATTATCTTGAAACCGCTGGATGACAGTCACAGCCTTTACGTGATATTGCCATATCGAACGACCAACTAACGAAAGGAAGATCACAGTGAACCAAGTTACGATTCGTACGGAATATATTAAGCTTGATCAATTTTTGAAACTGGCTGATTGCATCCCAACTGGAGGTATGGCCAAAGCTCTGCTTCAGGAAGGACTTGTACGTGTGAATAAAGAGCCTGAGGAACGCCGGGGACGTAAGTTATACCCTGGGGATATCGTTGAAGTGGACGGAGAAGGCACATTCGAAGTTGCTGCAGAATAAGAAGACCAGTTCGATCCTGCTGCCTCCTGACGGACGGGATAAAAGGGAGGTTACCGCGTGTTTGTGAACAGCATTGATCTGCAGAATTTCCGCAATTATGAACATCTGAGACTGGATTCTTTTGGTCCGGTAAACTTGTTGATTGGGCAAAATGCCCAAGGCAAGACCAATCTTGCAGAGGCGATTTTTGTACTTGCACTCACCAAGAGCCACCGTACATCTCGTGACAAGGAGCTGATTCGTTTCGGTGAGGAACGTGCCAGACTTGCAGCAGAGGTCGACAAAAAGTACGGATCGGTCAAGCTTGAACTATCTTTGTCGCAACAAGGTAAAAAAGCAAAGATTAACGGCCTGGAGCAGCGCAAGTTAAGTGATTTTGTCGGAGCGCTCAATGTTGTGATGTTTGCACCGGAGGATCTGGAGATTGTAAAAGGCACACCGGGGGTCCGCCGCCGGTTTCTTGACATGGAGATTGGACAGGTTGCTCCTGGTTACCTGTACCACCTGCAGCAATATCAAAAAGTGCTCGTCCAACGGAATAATTTGCTTAAGCAGTTATGGGGAAAAGGGGCATCGGCCCAGACCATGCTTGAGGTCTGGAACGAACAACTGGTCGAGCATGGTGTTAAAATCGTCAAAAAAAGGAAACAATTCATAAAGAAACTGCAAAAGTGGGCAGAAACGATTCATCAGGGGATCACCGGAGGCGGAGAAGTCTTGCGGCTGGCCTACCTTCCTTCCTTCAGCGAAGCCGCTGAGGAAGATGAAGCTGTCTTAATGGACCAATTTATGATAAAATTATCACAAATGAAAGAGCAGGAGATTCGCCGAGGCACAACCCTTAGTGGGCCGCATCGGGATGACCTGTCCTTTTTCATTAACGATCGGGAAGTACAAACATATGGCTCGCAGGGGCAGCAGCGCACAACGGCGTTGTCCCTTAAACTTGCGGAAATCGAACTTATTCACGAAGAAATCGGAGAATATCCGGTCCTGCTACTGGATGATGTTCTGTCAGAGCTGGACCCTTTTCGCCAGACGCAGCTGATCGAAACGTTCCAGAGCAAGGTGCAAACCTTTATTACAGCTACGGGCATCGAGAGCCTGAACGTTGACAAGCTCAAAGATGCCAGTATTTATCACGTTCATGCCGGACAGGTTGAACGCTAAGGAGTGAAGGGCTTATGTACATTCATCTGGGCGGTGAGAAGATCATCCGTTCTTCCGAATTGGTCGCTATTTTTGATATATCGATTGAAAAATCCTCAAAGATCTCCAAGCAGTATGTCACGCATGCCGAGCAGGAAAAAACAGTGGAACACATCGGCGAAGAGGAAGCCAAGTCCATTGTGGTGACCAAAAACATTGTGTACTACTCGCCTATTTCCTCAGCCACGCTGAAAAAGCGGGCTCACATTTTTCCGGATCTCTAGCGTTGTGTGGCATAAAAGATGTCACTTTTGCTGCTTGTCTTTAAATTTGAATAGCTGCTGAAATGAAGGACGTTGCCTATTTCAGCAAACAATTATTAGTTAACGCATATTTACGATATTGAATCTATAGAAGTAGGTGAAAGGCATGTCTATGAATCAACCGTCATATGATGCGAATGAAATTCAGGTCCTTGAAGGATTGGAAGCCGTACGGAAGCGTCCGGGCATGTATATCGGTTCCACCAGTTCCAAGGGCCTGCATCATCTGGTCTGGGAAGTAGTGGACAACAGTATTGACGAAGCGCTTGCAGGTTACTGCGACCACATCGAGGTCAGTATCCATGAAGACAATAGCGTGACTGTAGTCGATAACGGACGGGGTATTCCTGTCGGCGAACATACCAAAATGAAACGTCCTGCACTTGAGGTAGTTATGACTGTCCTCCATGCAGGGGGAAAATTTGGCGGCGGCGGATATAAAGTATCCGGTGGTTTGCATGGTGTTGGTGTGTCCGTTGTGAATGCACTCTCTGAAAAAGTGGTTGTAACGGTTAAACGTGAGGGACATATCTATCAACAGGAATATCGCCGTGGAGCTCCACAGTACGACCTGAAAGTGATCGGTACAACCGACGAAACAGGAACAACAGTTAGATTCCATCCGGACCCTGAAATTTTCACGGAAACAAGAGTTTATGAATATGACATCTTGCTGGCCCGTATTCGTGAGCTGGCGTTCCTGAACAAGGGTATTGGTCTTACACTGACGGATGAGCGTACAGGTGCAACCAACTCATTCCTGTATGAAGGCGGCATTATCGAATACGTCTCCTTCCTCAACCAGAAGCGCGAAGTACTGCATGAGAATCCAATTTACGTTGAAGGTTCCAGAGATAACATCCAGGTGGAAGTTGCCCTGCAATACAATGACAACTACACCGAGAATATCTATTCCTTCGCGAACAATATCAACACGCATGAGGGCGGAACGCATGAATCAGGTTTCAAGAGTGCCCTTACGCGGATTATCAATGACTACGCCCGTAAGGCGGGAGTTATCAAGGACAGCACGGGGAACCTTTCCGGGGATGACGTGCGTGAAGGCTTGACAGCTATTATTTCGGTCAAGATTCCGGAGCCGCAATTTGAAGGACAGACAAAAACCAAGCTGGGCAACAGCGAAGTGCGTGGAATTGTCGAATCTTTGTTTGCCGAGAAACTTCAGGAGTTCCTGGAGGAGAATCCTTCCGTATCCCGTCGCATTTTGGAAAAAGGTCTGCAAGCAGCACGTGCGCGTGAAGCTGCCCGTAAAGCTCGGGAACTGACACGTCGTAAAGGTGCACTCGAAGTAAGCTCACTTCCAGGTAAACTGGCAGACTGTTCATCCAAGGATGCTTCAATCAGCGAATTGTACATCGTCGAAGGTGACTCTGCAGGTGGATCAGCAAAGCAAGGCCGGGATCGTCATTTCCAAGCCATTTTGCCACTGCGTGGTAAGATTTTGAACGTGGAAAAAGCTCGTCTCGACCGGATCTTGGGTAATGCGGAGATTAGAGCAATTATTACGGCTATGGGTACGGGTATTGGTGATGACTTCGATATTGCCAAAGCACGCTATCACAAAATCATTTTGATGACCGATGCCGACGTTGATGGTGCTCATATCCGAACACTATTGCTGACGTTCCTGTATCGGTACATGCGTAAAATCATTGAGGCAGGTTATGTATATATTGCACAACCGCCATTGTTCAAGATTGAGCGTAACAAAGTGATTCGTTATGCCGGTTCCGAGAGAGAGCGCGATGAAATTATTGCAACGCTCGGCGAAAATGCGAAATTCAACGTTCAGCGTTACAAAGGTCTTGGCGAGATGAATGCCGGACAATTGTGGGAAACGACGATGGATCCGGAGAGTCGGACCATGATGCAAGTATCGATTAATGATGCCATACTTGCTGATACCATGTTTGACACCCTGATGGGGGATAACGTTGAACCGCGTCGTGACTTTATCCAGGAAAATGCAAAATACGTGAAAAACCTCGACATTTAACATATTCGAAGAGGCGCCTGAGAGGGCGCCTTTTTTATATTAGGGAAGGTAAGAACAGGGAAGGCGTAAACTTAGATCTCCCTATCCCATTGTTATCTGCGTACACGTTTTTTGGCAGATGAAGCCTTTGCTTTAGGGGATGGCCGGGAGCTCTTACCCTTTTTGGAGGGCAAACGACCGTACGCAATCGCATAACGTTTGATCTTCCGGTACGCCTCCTTGTCCGGTAATAAGCCAAAGGCGTAAATGCCTGGCAGTGTGTTGACTTCAAGAATCCAGGGACGCCCTGCTTCGTCTAGCGCAATATCAATACCAATCTCTTTGAGTCTTGGAAATGATGTTTGCAATTGCACAGCGGTATGAATACCTAAGCGGTACAGCTCAGTGCGAAGTTTCTTGAAGCCATCCTGGTGAAGATGGGGGAGTACGAGTTCTTCAAATGTGGCCAATCGCCCACCGCCATGAATGTTGGTGATGATTTTACCCGGGGCAGCAATACGTCCCAGAACACCTGTTGTTTCCCAGTTGTGCTGCAGATTTTTCTGAGTTAACACACGCAAGTCAAAAGGCAAATCTTCATGCTTCATCAGCGAGATTCCCTGTTGAATGATATACTCACACTCCTGAATGCGATCATTCAGTGCTCGTTCGAGTTCATCCAGGGAATGAAATGATCTCTCCTCTGTACCATATTGGAGTTGATATGTTGTTGTGAGCTCGGTAGCTCTGGAGGTAATACCACTTGCTTCGAGTTCATCAGTTGGGTTCCGATCAATGGGTTCTTCCGGAACCTCTGCTTCTGTGGTGGGATCTTCGGAATTAACGACAGGTACGTATAAACGGGTTGTTTTCACCCGCATGACTCCATTACCGTAAGTACCACGGTCTGGTTTGATATAGTTGGACTCAAATAATTCAGTCATTCGTTCCAGAGTTTGACGACTATATTTTCGGGTGACTGGGATATATTCATTCACCATGCGACTGCGTTGTAACACAGTTGTTTTGGCCCATTTGCTGGAGACACGTTGGATACCCAAGATGCATCAGTCCTTTCATGTTTTGCTCAGTTCTTAAGAGGGGAAGACACGGAGAAATCAAAGGACAAGAGACGATTTCAGTGGTATAATAGAGAAATATGGCGTTTTGTGCGATGAGCTGCACAATTTGCAGTTTGATCGTAGGACGGGAATGGCTTTAGCCCCGGTAGGCACAGTACATATGCCGTTTTTCTAGCATTGTATGTGCAATTGGGGAGGAAGGCAGGGCGTATCCCCAGACACGCAGAAGTTCCCGGAAGAAAGGCTATTGCCCAGCGGACGTTTAATTGTGTAACTTTTGTGAAAGTAATATAATAAAGAGTAGCGTTCTTGCGCGGTTTTAGCCTTGTTAGGCTTTTCACATATAATCAATTTTCTTGCATGACGGAATGGAACGTTTGTTGAAGGACAAGAAGGAGGTCCAGCATGGCGGAAGAAATGAACTCTCAGATTACAGATCGGGATATAGGCGTTGAGATGCGTGAATCGTTTATGGATTATGCGATGAGCATCATTGTTAGCCGTGCCTTACCTGACGTACGTGATGGATTGAAGCCGGTTCACCGGCGTATTCTGTATGCAATGTCAGAGCTCGGCATGACACCCGATAAACCACATAAAAAATCAGCCAGAATCGTCGGCGAAGTTATCGGTAAGTATCACCCACACGGTGACTCTGCTGTTTACGAGACGATGGTACGGATGGCACAGGATTTCTCCCTGCGTTATATGCATGTAGATGGACATGGAAACTTTGGATCGGTCGATGGTGATATGGCAGCAGCCATGCGTTATACCGAAGCACGTTTGTCCAAGATTGCTATGGAAATGCTCAGAGATATCAACAAGGATACGATTGATTTCCAACCGAACTATGACGGTGAAGAACATGAGCCAATCGTTCTACCTGCTCGTTTTCCTAACTTGCTTGTCAATGGGGTCGGCGGGATCGCGGTAGGTATGGCTACCAATATTCCTCCTCATAACCTGGGTGAGGTCATTGATGGTGTACAGGCTATGATTCAAAATCCGGACATTACATCCATGGAACTCATGGATTACATTCAAGGACCAGACTTCCCAACGTCCGGCTACATTTTGGGCCGTTCAGGCATTCGCCAGGCGTATCAGACCGGACGTGGTTCAGTAACGATGCGGGCTAAAACCAACATCGAAGAGAATAACAACAAGGCACGAATTATCGTTACAGAGTTGCCTTATCAGGTAAACAAGGCGAGACTTGTTGAGAAAATCGCCGAGTTGGTACGTGATAAAAAGATTGATGGTATTACTGACCTTCGTGATGAGTCTGACCGTAATGGTATGCGGGTTGTAATTGAGCTTCGCAGAGACGTGAATCCGGGGGTTGTCCTGAACAACCTGTACAAACATACATCGATGCAATCCACTTTCGGGATTAACATGCTTGCGATTGTTAATAAAGAACCTAAAATCCTGAACTTGCGCGAAGTGTTGTATCACTACCTGCAGCATCAGATTGAGGTTATTCGCAGACGTACGCAGTTTGAACTGAAAAAGGCTGAAGCTCGTGCACACATTCTAGAAGGTTTACGTATTGCGCTGGATCATATCGACGAGATTATTACGTTGATTCGTTCATCAAGTAATGCGGATGCAGCAAGAGAAGGTTTGATTGAGCGCTTCTCACTCAGTCATGATCAGGCCCAAGCTATTCTCGATATGCGTTTGCAACGCCTCACAGGTCTGGAACGTGAACGTATTGAAAATGAATATAACGAACTGATGGTCAAAATCAGAGAGTATCGCGAAATTCTGGCCAATGAGCATCTGGTGCTTGAGATTATCAGTACGGAGCTACAAGAGATCCGCGACCGCTTCAGCGATGATCGTCGTACGGAGATCACTGTAGGTGAAGAGAGTATTCTGGATGAGGACCTGATTCCACGTGAAGAGGTTATCATTACGATTACTCATACAGGCTACGTGAAACGTCTGCCGGTATCCACATACCGCAGCCAGAAACGTGGTGGACGTGGGGTCGTTGGTATGGATACGAAAGATACCGACTTTGTCGAGCATCTGTTTGTGACCAACTCGCACAATTACCTCATGTTCTTCACTGACAAAGGTAAAGTGTATCGTCTCAAAGCGTACGAGATTCCAGAGCTTGGACGTACCGCACGGGGAACGCCGATTATCAACCTGATCCAGATCGAGCAGGGCGAATCGGTCAATGCCGTAATTCCGGTCCAGGAATTCGAAAGTGACAGATACTTGTTCTTTGCTACCCGCCAAGGGGTTGTGAAGAAGACGCCACTTGAGGATTACACCAATATTCGCAAAGGCGGCTTGATCGGTATTTCCTTACGCGATGATGACGTTCTGATCGATGTTAAGCTGACCGATGGATTGCAAGAGATCATCATGGGTACAGCTCACGGAATGTCTATTCGATTCTCGGAAGGTAACGTACGTTCCATGGGGCGTAGCGCAACCGGGGTCAAAGGGATTACCTTGGATGAACAGGACTCTGTTATCGGTATGGATGTAGTTGATAAAGAGCTTGATGTTCTGATCGTTACAGCCAAAGGTTACGGTAAACGTACACCTGTCAGTGATTATCGGATGCAGACTCGTGGCGGTAAAGGAATCAAGACTATTAATGTCACAGAGAAGAACGGCTCAGTAGTCAGCCTCAAAATGGTTAAAACCGAAGAGGATCTGATGATTATCACGTCCAGCGGTACGTTGATCCGGATGAGCATGGAAGGCATATCCACTATGGGTCGATACACGCAGGGTGTGAAGCTGATTCATATTCGTGACGAGGATTCAGTAGCTACAGTTAGCCGAATTGACAAAAATGAAGAGGAACCAGACGATGAGTCGCTTGAAGGCTTGGAAGGCGAGGAGTCCCAAGCTCCGGTAGTAAGCTTGGAAGAAGGCACCGTTTCTGACGCTGAGGTTAATGAAGTTGAGGGCGACGACGATTCCGGTTCGGAAGCATAAAATAGAATTTTATAAAGATTGATCTCTTTGAGATTGGAAGAAGATTGCGAGGGCTCCCACGGGGAGCCCTTTTGTTTGTATAAAGGAATCTCTTCTTTTATTCTTCCGAATCTGGGATGTACAGCCTGATTCCTGAGTAATATAATGGGAAATATCATGAAAAACCGGGACTATGGTCTTGTTTGTATTAACATAGAAGAACGATGAGTGAGGGGAATACACATGGGATTAATCACCCTGTCAGAAGTCAAACCAGGACTCAAACTTGGGAGTGATGTGCAAACACTTCGCGGCAACGTTCTGCTTCAGAAGGGAAAAGTCATTTTACCCAAGGATATGGAAGTGCTCAAAGCCTTTATGATTCAACAGGTAGATATTGAACAAGAAAGAACGGTGTCGAGTAGTACAGGAACCAAAGGTGCATCTGTGTCCGCAGGAAGTTCTGCCAATGACAACAATGGTGAACGGGCAGGGAAGACAGGGAACGTCACCACAGCTCCTGTAGTAACGTCTTTGCAGGATGAGTATGAGAAGATGGTCGGACTAACCCAAAATGCTTTCCTGTCCTCTCTGGCGGCTGAATTACCGGTCTATGAGTTACGTACACAGTTGGAGGCAGTGTTTGCACATCTCAAACAATATAATGTGCTTACCTTCAGTCCACGAGTAATGCAAGAACATGATTATGTATATCACCATGCTGTACTGAGTGCGATCACATCCTATCAACTGGCTCAATGGATCGATCTCCCCTCCAAGGATTGGATGCAAGTGGCTTTTGCAGGCTTGTTCCATGATATTGGTAACAACAAGGTAGATCCGCAGATACTCCATAAACCATCCACGTTGACGGCTACAGAGCAGGAAGAGATTCGTCAGCATACGAAATATGGTTATCAGATCCTTAAACAGGCAAAGGCCATTAATGAGGGAGCCAGACTTGCAGCTTTGCAGCATCATGAAAAAGTGGATGGATCAGGCTACCCGTTGCAGCTTAGTGGGACGCAAATTCATATTTATGCCAAGATTGTAGCTATCGCTGATATTTTCCACGCCATGACGCTGGAGAAGATCTACCGCAAGGCACAATCACCATACCTAGTCCTAGAACAGATCCAAAGTGAGGCATTTGGGAAACTGGACCCTTCAATCGTAAGTGTATTTGTTCAACGGTCGACCCAGATCCATAATGGCATCCGAGTGAAACTCAGCAATAACCAAATTGGAGAGATTGTATTCTCTGATCGAGATCATCCTACACGGCCTATGGTGTCAGTAGAAGGAAACATCGTTAATCTTATGCAGCAACGGCAGCTTCACATCCAAGAGGTTATCGGATAACAGTAGATATTAAAGGAACTTGATGAGAGGGTC
Coding sequences:
- a CDS encoding HD-GYP domain-containing protein, producing MGLITLSEVKPGLKLGSDVQTLRGNVLLQKGKVILPKDMEVLKAFMIQQVDIEQERTVSSSTGTKGASVSAGSSANDNNGERAGKTGNVTTAPVVTSLQDEYEKMVGLTQNAFLSSLAAELPVYELRTQLEAVFAHLKQYNVLTFSPRVMQEHDYVYHHAVLSAITSYQLAQWIDLPSKDWMQVAFAGLFHDIGNNKVDPQILHKPSTLTATEQEEIRQHTKYGYQILKQAKAINEGARLAALQHHEKVDGSGYPLQLSGTQIHIYAKIVAIADIFHAMTLEKIYRKAQSPYLVLEQIQSEAFGKLDPSIVSVFVQRSTQIHNGIRVKLSNNQIGEIVFSDRDHPTRPMVSVEGNIVNLMQQRQLHIQEVIG